A segment of the Candidatus Brevundimonas phytovorans genome:
CCCAGGGCGATGACCGGCACGCCGCCGGGGCCGGGCAGGGGGGCGATCAGGACGCCCAGGCCGATGATCAGGAAGCCCAGGGCCATCATGCCCAGCCGTTTCGCACGACGCAGCAGTCCGGGCCTCTGACGAGGCCGGCTCTCGGCGCGGAAGGGGATCAGGGCGAGGGTCACAGGCGTCACAGTCGGGAGGAGGCGGGCAGGTGGACAACGCCTCCGCGTGCGGCGTGCTCCTTCCTCGCGGAAGTTCACGCTGAACGTGGCGATGCTGTCACACTCTTCTAGACACGCGCGACAAGGCCGAACCGTGGCGTGGGGGTGAAGCTTTCGTAAGAGGGGCTGAAATGCAAAACGCCGTGTCCCGAAAGACACGGCGCTTCACTTCAGATCAGGTTCACGGCCTTATTCGGCGGCGATGTTCGAGCCTTCCGGCGCCGACCAGCGCAGACGCGGCGCGCGCGCAGCGCGGGTCTCGTCCAGACGCCGCAGCGGCGCATGGAAGGGCGCGCCCTTGAAGCGGTCGACGTCGCCGGCCTTCGCCGCCTCGGCCAGCAGCCGCATGGCGTTGATGAAGCGATCCAGTTCCGCCTTGGACTCGGTCTCGGTCGGCTCGATCAGCATGGCCCCGTGGACGACCAGCGGGAAGTACATGGTCATCGGGTGGAAGCCCTCGTCGATCATCGCCTTGGCGAAGTCGAGCGTGGTGATGTCCGTGCCCTTCAGCCATTCGTCGTCGAACAGGGCTTCGTGCATGCACGGTCCCTCGGGGAAGGCGGCGCTCATCAGGTCCGACAGGCGGGCCTTGATGTAGTTGGCGTTCAGGACGGCGTCCTCGGCCACCTGACGCAGACCGTCCGAGCCGTGGCTCATCATGTAGCTGAGGGCGCGCACATACATGCCCATCTGGCCTTGGAAGGCGCACAGACGGCCAAAGGCCTGGGCGGCCTCATCTTCCTCACGCTCGACCAGCTTGTAGCCCTCAGCGCCCGCCACGACCCAGGGGGCCGGAGCGAAGGGGGCCAGGGCTTCCGACAGGACCACCGGACCCGCGCCGGGACCGCCGCCGCCGTGGGGCGTCGAGAAGGTCTTGTGCAGGTTGATGTGCATGGCGTCGACGCCCAGGTCGCCGGGGCGCACCCGGCCGACGATGGCGTTGAAGTTGGCGCCGTCGCAATAGAAGTAGGCGCCCGCTTCGTGGGTCAGGCGGCTGATCTCCAGGATGTCGCGCTCGAACAGGCCGCAGGTGTTCGGGTTCGTCACCATGATGGCCGCCACGTCCGGACCCAGCTTGGCGGCCAGGTCGGCGACGTCCACGCGACCGTCATCGGTCTGGGCGACCTCGACGACCGAATAGCCGACAAAGGCGGCGGTGGCCGGGTTGGTGCCGTGGGCCGAGGTCGGGACCAGAACCTTGCGGCGCTGCTCATGCTCGCCCTTGGCCTCGTGAGCGGCGCGGATGGCCATCAGGCCGCACAGTTCGCCGTGCGCGCCGGCCTTGGGCGACAGGGCGACGGCGGGCATGCCCGTCAGCGTCTTCAGCCAGTGGGCCAACTGGTCCATCAGCTCCAGCGCGCCCTGCACCGTCGATTGCGGCTGCAGCGGGTGGATGTCCGAGAAGCCCGGCAGACGCGCCATCTTCTCGTTCAGGCGCGGGTTGTGCTTCATCGTGCACGAGCCCAGCGGATAGATGGCCAGGTCGATGGCGTGGTTCTTCTGGCTCAGGCGCACATAGTGGCGCATGGCCTCAGGCTCGGAGAGACCGGGCAGGCCGATCGGGTCCTTGCGGACCAGGTCGCCCAGGTCCGAACCGTCGGTAGCCGGTTTCGGCAGGTCGACGCCGGTCTTGTTCCAGCCGTCGCTCTCGAAGATCAGGCCCTCGTCCTGCAACAGACCGCGCGCGCCCGTCAGGGTCGGGTGCTTGTAGTCGTTGTCCGGCGTGGCGTTCGGGGTGGTCGGACGACCGACAGTGTTCATGGTGCTCATGGTTCTATCTCCCCTCAGGCCGCCAGGACCTTGGCGAGCGAGGCCGCCAGGATCTTGATGTCGGCGTCCAGCGTCGTCTCGGTGGCGGCGACCAGCAGGACATCGTCCAGACCCGCATCGGGGGCCAGACGGCTGTAGGGCACGCCGGCCAGGATGTGATGGTCGGCCAGGGTCTGCACCACCTCGGCGGCGTTCTTGGGCAGCTTGACCGCGAACTCGTTGAAGAAGCGCGGGGTCAGGACCTCGACGCCCGGAATGGCGGCCAGGGCGTCGCGGGTGGCGAGCGCCTTCTCGTGGTTGAGCAGGGCCATCTGGCGCAGACCCGTCTCGCCCAGCAGGCTCATGTGGATGGTGAAGGCTAGGCAGCAGAGGCCCGAGTTGGTGCAGATGTTCGACGTGGCCTTGTCGCGGCGGATGTGCTGCTCGCGCGTCGACAGGGTCAGGACGAAGCCGCGACGGCCGTCGGCGTCCACCGTCTCGCCGCAATAGCGGCCGGGCGTCTGGCGCAGCAGCTTCTCGCGGGTGGCGAACAGGCCGATGTAGGGGCCGCCGAAGTTCAGGGCGTTGCCGATCGACTGGCCTTCGGCGGCGACGATGTCGGCGCCCATTTCGCCGGGCGACTTTAGCAGGCCCATCGACACGGCTTCCGTGACGACAACGATCAGCAGGGCGCCGGCGGCGTGAGCGGCCTCGGCGATCTTGGTGACGTCGGTGGCGGTGCCGAAGACGTTGGGGGTCTGGACGACGACGCAGGCCGTGTCCTTGTCGATGGCGGCGATGACGGCGTCTTCGGCGTCAACGGCAGCGTTCAGAGCTTCAGTCTCGACGCCGACGGCGTGCACCACGGTCTCGGTGGCCTTGACGTAGTGGGGGTGCACGCCGCCCGAGATGACGGCCTTGTTGCGGCGGGTCACGCGGGTGGCCATCAGCACGCCCTCGGCCATGGCGGTCGAGCCGTCATAGAGGGAGGCGTTGGCGACCTCCATGCCGGTCAGGTTCGCGACCTGGGTCTGGAACTCGTACAGGTACTGCAGGGTCCCCTGGGCGATTTCCGGCTGATAGGGGGTGTAGCTGGTCAGGAACTCCGACCGCTGGATCACGTGATCGACCGTGGCCGGAACGTGGTGCTTGTAGGCGCCGGCGCCGCAGAAGAAGGGGACGGTCGAGGCCGTGGCGTTCTTGCCCGCCATGGCCGAGAGGGCGCGTTCGACCTCCAGTTCGCCCGCCACGCGGGGCAGGTCGACAAAGCCGTCGCGGCGCGCGGCCTGCGGCACGTCGATGAACAGGTCGTCGATGGATTTGGCGCCGATGGCGGCCAGCATGGCCTCACGGTCGTCGGGCGTCAGGGGGAGGTAGCGCATTACTTTATTCCGCTCATCCCCGCGGAAGCGGGGACCCAGGTTTAAGCTTCAAACACCGCTGCTTGATCCCAAAGAGCTGGGTCCCCGCTTCCGCGAGGCTGAGCGGAGAAGGCGGGAGCCTTAGAGGGTGGCGAGGAAGGCGTCGTAGGCGGCCTGATCCATCAGGGCTTCGACCTGCGAAGCGTCCGAAATCTTGATCTTGGCGAACCAGCCTTCGCCTTCGGGATCGGCGTTGACGGTTTCCGGGGCCGAGGCCAGGGCGGCGTTGCCCTCGACCACTTCGCCCGAGACCGGGGCGTAGACGTCGGATGCGGCCTTGACGCTTTCGACCACGGCGAAGCTGTCGCCCTGGTTGAAGCTCTTGCCGGCTTCCGGCGTCTCGACGAACACCACGTCGCCCAGGGCGTCAGCCGCGTGCTTGGAGATGCCGACCGTGGCGACGTCGCCGTCGAGGCGAACCCACTCGTGATCTTTGGTGAAGCGCATGTGTCTGATCTCTCAGGCTTTAGGTTTGCGATAATAGCGAGTGGCCACGAAGGGTGTGGCGACGACTTCGGCGGCGGCGGGTTTGCCGCGCACGATGACTTTCAGGTCCGTGCCCAGTTCGGCGAAAGCCGGGGGGACGTAGCCCATGGCGATGTTGCGGCCCAGGGTCGGCGAGGGGCCGCCCGAGGTGATGACGCCGATGACGTTGCCGTCAGCGTCGGCGATCTCGGCGCCTTCACGGGCCGGGGCGCCTTCCTTGACGATCAGGGCGATGCGCACGCGCGACGGGCCGTCGGCCAGTTCCTTCAGGATGCGCTCGGCGCCGTTGAAGTCGGCGGCTTCCTTGCGCGACTTGGACAGGGCGAAGGTCAGCGCGGCCTCGACCGGGCTGGTGGTGGCGTCGACGTCGTGGCCGTGCAGCGGCAGGCCGGCCTCAAGGCGCAAGCTGTCGCGGGCGCCCAGGCCGATCGGCTTCACGCGGGCGTCGGACAGCAGCAGGTTCCAGACGCGCTCGGCGTCGGCGTTCGGCACCGAAATCTCGTAGCCGTCCTCGCCGGTGTAGCCCGAGCGCGAGACGAAGCAGTCGACGCCGAAGAGCATCAGACGGGCCGAATCCATGAAGCCCATCTCGGCCAGAGCGGGTTCGTGCGCGGCCATGACCTCGGCGGCTTCCGGCCCCTGGATGGCCAGAAGGGCGCGGTCGTCCATGATGGTCAGCTTGGCGTCGCCCGCCAGATTGGCGTTCAGGAAGGCGAAGTCGGCGTCCTTGTTGCCGGCGTTGACCACGATGAACAGGCCGTCGTGGTCGGGCTTGCCCGCCATCAGGTCGTCCATGATGCCGCCCTCGGCGTTCAGCAGCAGCGAATACTTCTGCTTGCCGGCCTTCAGGATTTCATAGTCGCCGGGGACGAAGCGCTGGAACTGGGCAATCGCGTCGTCGCCGCTGATGCGGGCCTGGCCCATGTGCGAGACGTCGAACAGACCGGCGTGTTCGCGGGTCCAGCGGTGCTCGGCCAGCACGCCCTCATACTGGACCGGCATGTCATAGCCGCCGAAGCCGACCATGCGGGCGCCGAGCGCGCGATGCGCCGCGTTGAGGGGGGTGGTCTTCAGGGCCTGGTCGCTCATCGAGCATCCTCCGGTCGCGGGTTGCGGCGATAGCTTCGCCGTCGTCGCGCCCCCGCTGTCCTGAAGCCTGAGAGATTCCGACCGTCGCCCGGGGGACGAACAGCCTTGCTCCGTCGGCGCGCCCATGAATCCCAAGGAAGGGGGGCGACTTTCCAGCGTCCGTGCGCTTTCGCGGTCCTTTTGCCTGAGCGTTTCCGGGGCGGTTGCGCCTTCGGCCCCGACAGCCGTTACACGACCGCCGATCTCTCCCGCGAGAGCGCTCGACCTAAGGCCCCGACTCCGGGCCGAAGTCAAGCGGCGCCGGGCTTGCCGTGTACGATCCGAAGGGCCATGAGGGGCGCGAACGACCCTTGCGACAGGATTGAAGGCCGCCATGACCGCCCGCACCGACCTCGCCGCCCATCTGGCCGCCCTCGATCTGCCGCAGGGCCTGAGCCAGACCCTGAAGACCGCCGCCGCCGCCTGCGTCGAGATCCGCAAGATCGTCTCGGGCGGGGCCTTGGTCGGCGCTCTGGGCGCATCGGGCGTCGTCAACGTGCAGGACGAGGAGCAGAAGAAGCTCGACGTCATCTCCAACGACGTGCTGACCGAGATGCTGCTGGCCTGTCCGGCCGTGGCGGGCGTGGCGTCCGAGGAGATGGACACGGTCCAGCCGGCGACCAACCCGGCGGGCGAATACCTGGTCCTGTTCGACCCGCTGGACGGCTCGTCCAACATCGACATCAACGCCCCCGTCGGCACCATTGTCTCGGTGCTGAAGGCGCCGTCGGCGACGCCGACCGAGGCCGACTTCCTGCAATCCGGCCGTCATCAGGTTGCAGCCCTCTATTGCCTCTATGGCGGTCAGACCATGCTGGTGCTGACGACGGGCAAAGGCGTGGCGGGTTTCACCCTGTCGCATGACGGCCAGTGGTTGATGACGCACGAGAAGATAGCGGTGCCGGCGGACACCAGGGAGTTCGCCATCAACATGTCGAACCAGCGCCACTGGGCCGAGAGCGTGCAGCGCTACATCGACGGCTGCCTGCAGGGCGCCGACGGCCCTCGGGCTAAGAATTTCAATATGCGCTGGGTCGCCGCCATGGTGGCCGACGTCCACCGCATCCTGATGCGCGGCGGGATCTTCCTCTATCCGTGGGACAAGCGCGAGCCGAACAAGCCGGGCAAGCTGCGCCTGATGTATGAAGGCAACCCCATGGCCTTCCTGATCGAACAGGCGGGCGGCAAGGCGACGACGGACGGCCAGCAGGCCATTCTGGACGTGACCCCGACCGAACTGCACCAGCGCATTCCGGTGGCCCTGGGCTCGGCCAACGAGGTCGATCAGATCGCGGCGGCGTAGGCGCGCGCAATAATCCCGCTCATCCCGGCGGACGCCGGGACCCAGTGCTGTGGCCTCAAGCACGACGCAGTAAGACGGGACCATGCCGCCGACGCGCTTGTAGCTCTTACTGGATCCCGGCGTCCGCCGGGATGAGCGGTGAGGGGGAGGGCCAACCCGCCGCCTCACCATCTTAAAGCGAAGTGGGGTTCAGTGCGCGGCCGCGTAGGCGTCCACTTCGGCGATCCGCGCAGCCTTGTCGGCCTCGCTGAGGAAGCTGCCCTCGAAGCTGTTCCTGGCCAGTTGCGTCACCTGCTCGCGCGTCAGGCCCACCGCGTTCGCCAGCTGGATGTAGTTGGCGTTTACATAGCCGCCGAAATAGGAGGGGTCGTCCGAGTTCAGGGTGACGTGCAGGCCGCGGCGCAGCATCTCGGGGACGGGGTGGTCCTTCAGGTCCTTGACCACGCACAGCTTCAGGTTCGACAGCGGGCAGACCGTCAGGGTCATCTGTTCGGCGGCCAGACGCGCAATCAGGCCCTCGTCCTCCATCGAGCGGTTGCCGTGGTCCATGCGGTCGATGTGCAGCAGGTCCAGAGCCTCATGCACATAGGCGGGCGGGCCTTCCTCGCCGGCGTGGGCGCACAGCTTAAGCCCTAAGTCGCGGGCGGCGGCGAAGACGCGCTGGAACTTGGCCGGCGGATGGCCGACCTCGGACGAATCCAGTCCCACGCCGATGAAGTGGTGCAGGTAGGGCTTGGCGGCCTCCAGCGTGGCGAAGGCTTCGTCCTCGGACAGGTGGCGCAGGAAGCTGAGGATCAGGCCGCTGGTGACGCCCAGCTCGCTCTTGGCCCGGTCCATGCCCGCGATCAGGCCCTCGACCACCACGCCGAAGGGCACGCCCCGATCGGTGTGGGTCTGGGGGTCGAAGAAGATCTCGGCGTGGCGGACGTTGTCGGCGGCGGCGCGCTGGAAATAGGCGAAGGCCAGGTCCTCGAAATCCTTGCGCGTCAGCAGCACGGCGGCGCCCGCGTAATAGATGTCGAGGAAGTCCTGCAGGTTCGAGAAGTCATAGGCCGCGCGCACGGCCTCGACGCTGTCATAGGGAATGGCGACGCCGTTGCGCTGCGCCAGTTCGAACATCAGTTCGGGCTCAAGCGAGCCTTCGATGTGCAGGTGCAGTTCGGCCTTGGGCAGGCCGGCGATGAAGGCGTCGAGGGACATGAAAAGGGGAGGCTCCGTAGCTTGGCCCCGACCTTAGCGAACTGACGCCTTCCCGTCATCTGCAGCGGCGATCCTCCCCTGCGTAGCGGGGGAGGGGGACCATGCGCAGCATGGTGGAGGGGGCGAGATCGGAGCTGGCGGGTTCGACTTCGCCAAGGATCGGAGAGGCGGAACATAGCGCGGTGGATGTTTCCGCCCCCTCCACCGCTTCGCGGTCCCCCTCCCCCGTAAACGGGGGAGGATTGAGGCTCTTACATCCGCTCGGGCGTCTGGATGCCCAGCAGGTCCAGCGCCGTTTCCAGCTGGTGCAGGCTGGCGGCCGCCAGGGCCAGGCGCGAGCCCTTGGTGGCGGGGTCCGGCGCGACCAGGATCGGGCAGGCGGCGTAGAATTTCGAGAAGCTCTGCGCCAGGCGATAGGCGTGCTCGGCGATCAGGTTGGGCGAGCGCTTGTCATAGGCGTCCGCCGTGGCGGCGTCGAAGGCGTCCAGCGTCAGGGCCAGATCGCGCTCTGCCGGTTCGGCGACGACGATGGGGGCCGTCTCGACGCCCTGATCCGCCGCCTTGCGCAGCAGGGATTTCACCCGCACGGCCTGATACAGCAGATAGGGGCCGGTCTTGCCCTCGAAGCTCATGAAGCGGTCGAGGTCGAAGATGTAGCTGGTGGTGCGGTTGTTCGACAGGTCGGCGAACTTCAGCGCGGCCACCGCCACCTTGCGGGCGATGTCCTCGAACTCGGCTTCCGGCAGATCGTCGCCCAGCTTGGCTTCCTTCAGACGCTCGCGCGCCTTGTCGGTGGCCATGGTGATCAGGTCGTGCAGCTTCAGCACGCCGCCGGCGCGGGTCTTGAAGGGCTTGCCGTCGGCGCCGTTCATGGTGCCGAAGCCGAGGTGCTCCAGCGACTTCTCGGGCGCGTAGCCGGCCAGGTAGGCGGCGCGGAAGACCTGTTCGAAATGCTCGGCCTGACGTTCGTCGACGACATAGAGGATCAGGTC
Coding sequences within it:
- the gcvT gene encoding glycine cleavage system aminomethyltransferase GcvT, whose translation is MSDQALKTTPLNAAHRALGARMVGFGGYDMPVQYEGVLAEHRWTREHAGLFDVSHMGQARISGDDAIAQFQRFVPGDYEILKAGKQKYSLLLNAEGGIMDDLMAGKPDHDGLFIVVNAGNKDADFAFLNANLAGDAKLTIMDDRALLAIQGPEAAEVMAAHEPALAEMGFMDSARLMLFGVDCFVSRSGYTGEDGYEISVPNADAERVWNLLLSDARVKPIGLGARDSLRLEAGLPLHGHDVDATTSPVEAALTFALSKSRKEAADFNGAERILKELADGPSRVRIALIVKEGAPAREGAEIADADGNVIGVITSGGPSPTLGRNIAMGYVPPAFAELGTDLKVIVRGKPAAAEVVATPFVATRYYRKPKA
- the gcvPA gene encoding aminomethyl-transferring glycine dehydrogenase subunit GcvPA, translated to MRYLPLTPDDREAMLAAIGAKSIDDLFIDVPQAARRDGFVDLPRVAGELEVERALSAMAGKNATASTVPFFCGAGAYKHHVPATVDHVIQRSEFLTSYTPYQPEIAQGTLQYLYEFQTQVANLTGMEVANASLYDGSTAMAEGVLMATRVTRRNKAVISGGVHPHYVKATETVVHAVGVETEALNAAVDAEDAVIAAIDKDTACVVVQTPNVFGTATDVTKIAEAAHAAGALLIVVVTEAVSMGLLKSPGEMGADIVAAEGQSIGNALNFGGPYIGLFATREKLLRQTPGRYCGETVDADGRRGFVLTLSTREQHIRRDKATSNICTNSGLCCLAFTIHMSLLGETGLRQMALLNHEKALATRDALAAIPGVEVLTPRFFNEFAVKLPKNAAEVVQTLADHHILAGVPYSRLAPDAGLDDVLLVAATETTLDADIKILAASLAKVLAA
- the gcvPB gene encoding aminomethyl-transferring glycine dehydrogenase subunit GcvPB; the protein is MSTMNTVGRPTTPNATPDNDYKHPTLTGARGLLQDEGLIFESDGWNKTGVDLPKPATDGSDLGDLVRKDPIGLPGLSEPEAMRHYVRLSQKNHAIDLAIYPLGSCTMKHNPRLNEKMARLPGFSDIHPLQPQSTVQGALELMDQLAHWLKTLTGMPAVALSPKAGAHGELCGLMAIRAAHEAKGEHEQRRKVLVPTSAHGTNPATAAFVGYSVVEVAQTDDGRVDVADLAAKLGPDVAAIMVTNPNTCGLFERDILEISRLTHEAGAYFYCDGANFNAIVGRVRPGDLGVDAMHINLHKTFSTPHGGGGPGAGPVVLSEALAPFAPAPWVVAGAEGYKLVEREEDEAAQAFGRLCAFQGQMGMYVRALSYMMSHGSDGLRQVAEDAVLNANYIKARLSDLMSAAFPEGPCMHEALFDDEWLKGTDITTLDFAKAMIDEGFHPMTMYFPLVVHGAMLIEPTETESKAELDRFINAMRLLAEAAKAGDVDRFKGAPFHAPLRRLDETRAARAPRLRWSAPEGSNIAAE
- the gcvH gene encoding glycine cleavage system protein GcvH; translated protein: MRFTKDHEWVRLDGDVATVGISKHAADALGDVVFVETPEAGKSFNQGDSFAVVESVKAASDVYAPVSGEVVEGNAALASAPETVNADPEGEGWFAKIKISDASQVEALMDQAAYDAFLATL
- a CDS encoding class 1 fructose-bisphosphatase, whose translation is MTARTDLAAHLAALDLPQGLSQTLKTAAAACVEIRKIVSGGALVGALGASGVVNVQDEEQKKLDVISNDVLTEMLLACPAVAGVASEEMDTVQPATNPAGEYLVLFDPLDGSSNIDINAPVGTIVSVLKAPSATPTEADFLQSGRHQVAALYCLYGGQTMLVLTTGKGVAGFTLSHDGQWLMTHEKIAVPADTREFAINMSNQRHWAESVQRYIDGCLQGADGPRAKNFNMRWVAAMVADVHRILMRGGIFLYPWDKREPNKPGKLRLMYEGNPMAFLIEQAGGKATTDGQQAILDVTPTELHQRIPVALGSANEVDQIAAA
- a CDS encoding adenosine deaminase — translated: MSLDAFIAGLPKAELHLHIEGSLEPELMFELAQRNGVAIPYDSVEAVRAAYDFSNLQDFLDIYYAGAAVLLTRKDFEDLAFAYFQRAAADNVRHAEIFFDPQTHTDRGVPFGVVVEGLIAGMDRAKSELGVTSGLILSFLRHLSEDEAFATLEAAKPYLHHFIGVGLDSSEVGHPPAKFQRVFAAARDLGLKLCAHAGEEGPPAYVHEALDLLHIDRMDHGNRSMEDEGLIARLAAEQMTLTVCPLSNLKLCVVKDLKDHPVPEMLRRGLHVTLNSDDPSYFGGYVNANYIQLANAVGLTREQVTQLARNSFEGSFLSEADKAARIAEVDAYAAAH